In the genome of Opitutia bacterium KCR 482, one region contains:
- a CDS encoding DegT/DnrJ/EryC1/StrS family aminotransferase → MKVPLLDLKTQYVPLREETRKLLDDILDSQYFIGGPYVSKLEERIAEYSGVAHAIGVSSGTDALIASLMACGVYRSPLDESPAAEVILPAYTFFATAGSVWRCGARPVFVDIDPDTYNIDADQIEEKITPRTKAIMPVHLYGQCADMKKICEIARRHNLAVIEDGAQAIGAEQNGVKVGNFGDCAGLSFFPSKNLGGLGDGGMVITNNDALAVKIREIRNHGMEPKYYHKHVGGNFRLDAIQAAGLLVKLPHLDSWGEMRARNAAFYNEAFADRPEIKTPVIRPENKSIYNQYIISVPNRDALLAHLRSMDIGCEVYYPVPLHMQECFAALGYKKGDFPNAEYAAEHTLALPIYPELTTDQLSYIARGVKMPL, encoded by the coding sequence ATGAAAGTACCACTCTTAGATTTGAAAACACAGTACGTTCCCCTCCGCGAGGAGACCCGCAAGCTTCTCGACGACATTCTCGACAGCCAGTATTTCATCGGCGGCCCCTATGTATCGAAGTTGGAGGAGCGGATTGCCGAATATTCGGGCGTTGCGCATGCAATCGGCGTGTCGAGCGGCACGGACGCTTTGATTGCCTCGCTCATGGCGTGCGGCGTCTACCGCTCGCCCCTCGACGAATCCCCCGCCGCTGAGGTAATCCTGCCCGCGTACACGTTTTTCGCCACTGCGGGCAGCGTGTGGCGTTGCGGGGCGCGTCCCGTATTCGTGGACATCGACCCCGACACATACAATATCGACGCCGACCAAATCGAGGAAAAAATCACCCCGCGCACAAAGGCTATCATGCCCGTCCACCTCTACGGCCAGTGCGCCGACATGAAGAAAATTTGCGAAATCGCCCGCAGGCACAACCTCGCCGTGATTGAAGACGGAGCGCAGGCAATCGGCGCGGAGCAGAACGGCGTGAAAGTCGGCAACTTCGGCGACTGCGCAGGCCTCAGCTTCTTTCCCTCGAAGAATCTCGGCGGGCTTGGCGACGGCGGCATGGTCATTACCAACAACGACGCCCTCGCCGTCAAAATCCGCGAAATCCGCAACCACGGCATGGAGCCGAAGTACTACCACAAGCACGTCGGCGGCAATTTCAGGCTCGACGCCATTCAGGCTGCGGGCTTGCTCGTAAAGCTTCCGCACTTGGATTCGTGGGGCGAAATGCGCGCGCGCAACGCCGCGTTCTATAACGAGGCTTTCGCCGACCGTCCCGAAATCAAGACGCCCGTAATCAGACCCGAAAACAAGTCGATTTACAACCAGTACATAATTTCCGTGCCGAACCGCGACGCCCTGCTTGCGCACCTGCGCTCCATGGACATCGGCTGCGAAGTGTACTACCCCGTTCCCCTGCACATGCAGGAATGCTTTGCGGCTCTCGGCTACAAAAAGGGCGACTTCCCGAACGCGGAATACGCGGCGGAGCACACCCTCGCCCTCCCGATATACCCAGAGCTGACGACCGACCAGCTCTCCTACATCGCACGGGGCGTGAAAATGCCCCTCTAA